Below is a genomic region from Sulfitobacter guttiformis.
GTCCCTTCGCTTCCGGGGCTGCCGAGGGGTAGAATCTGGCGCATACACAAGATTACTTAGGGCATGACAGATATCTACGTGACCATCGCCACACTGATGCTGTTTGGCCTTTCGGCAGTGATCGGACTGATACCGGTACACCGGATGATCCAGCGCCGTGAAGCGCGGCATGAACCGCGCCGAGGCTCTGCCAGCTAATTGCGGCGCATCGGTGGTGTGGCAATTGTCGGCATGTGGCTGGCCAATGTGATGTTTTGCGCTTCTGTCATCGGCGATTGGGTGAGCTGGACACTGCTCTGGCGCGTGCAGGCGCGCGGATCACCGTAACTGTTCATATCGCTGCGACACTGTTGGGAGGGCGCTGATGGCGCCTGATCAATCTGCCTTGCAATGCGCCGCGTGCGCTGTCCACACAGTGCCCGTATTGCAACGGACCTGCGGTTCTGGTGTCGGGTCAGGACGGTCATCAAACCATGGCACTGATCCCGTTTCACGTGGACTTCCCTTTTGCGCAGCGGCTGGCACAGGACTCGGTTGCTCGTCGCCTTTTCGCACCCACCGCCCTCCGAAGGGTTACACGCGAATGCACCGTCGCCGGGCTTTATGCACCGTTCTGGACCTTCGACAGCGACGAGGCAGTGGCCTATTGGGCAAGGTATGTGGATTTCGGCAGCAACAAGATCAAAACACGCCGGACACGTGGACGTATTACAATCGCCTTCGACGACCTGTTCATGCCTGCATCGCCCCACGTCACGCCTTTGATACGGGACGGGATCCTGCATGCTTTTGATCCCGTTGACCTCAAGCCCTACCGAGGCAGGATACCTCGCGGGTTTTGCCGCAGAACTGCACCATCAAAGCGTCATGCAGGGACTGGCGGCAAATGCGGCAGACAAGGATCTGCTCATCCGAAACCAGATCAAGAAGGAAGTAAACGAGACAGGCGTCCATGCAATCACCTATAAAACAGATACCACTGGCATCCACTACCGCCGGATCCTGATTCCGGTTTGGATCATGCATTATCCCTATAGAAAACGTGCCTACCGCATTGTCGTGTCGGGGATCAACGGGCGTACATTCGGCGAGCGGCCATTTTCATAGGCGAAAATGGCGCTGCTGTCGGGCGCAATCACGCTTTGCGCGATGGCAGCGGGCATCGTGGTCGGTGCAATTACAGCCCTCTAAACGCCAATTTCCTCGGAGGGGTTATCCAACAGATCCCGCAGCCGTCCCATCGCAGCGTCAAAGCTCTTGAGGCTCACACCCGCATTGATCGCCATCCGCACAGCGTGTGGCGTTTGCGCGTGACGTGCGGCAAACTCCTCAGCGGCGCGCACCCTGACGCCCCTCGTCTCGGCAGCGCGGCAAAATGCAGACGCGCGCCAGCCGTCCGGCAGGTTAAGCCAAACGAACGGCACATCCTCGCGCCAACGCAGATCATAAACACCCAGCCTGTTCACGGCAGCCCTTACATAATCGGCCACCCCGTCACGCGTCCGCGCCATAATCGCGTCTAATCGAGGATGCGTCAGCAGCACTGCCGCCAGATCAGATATTGGCGTGGCCAGCCCAAAAAAACCATGCTCCGCCGCACGGTGCAATGCCGGCGTCATTTCTCGCGGCCCAATGGCACAGCCGATGCGTAGGGCGGGCGTGATGGATTTGCTCAGCGAGGTAATATACCAGCCGCGTTCGGGCGCGAGCTTGCGGTAGGAAGATGCCTGCGCCGCCCCGATGCGATAACAGTCATCCTCGACGATTTGCAGATCATAGCGCCGTGCAACCTCGACAATCTGTTCGCGGCGGGCAAGCGGACTGAACCCGCAGGTCGGGCTGTGCACTTCGGGTGAGGTGCAAATGATCTGTCCTTCGGGATACCGTTCGGCGGCAGCAGCAAGGGCGAGCGGACACATTCCGTCCTTGTCCATTGCCACTGGCACAACTTCGGCGCGCAACGCAGCCGCCACCCGCCGAAACCCAGGATAACACAGCTCCTCGAGGAAAATCACAGGGCGACGCCCTTTCAGGATCGCTTGAAAGATCAACATGATGGCATTCTGTCCGCCATGTGACAGCACGATATCGCTTTCGCGTAGCGGACCAAGATCAATGTTACGCACCCAATGGCGCATCGCCTCTCGTGCCGGTTGCGCCCCCCTGCGCGAGGGGTAGTGCATCACACCGGAAGGCGGATCGTTTGCAATCTGCGCCATCAGGCTTCGGATCAACGCGGATTGCCCGCCGTTGGGCAGATGCGGCGAAAACAAATTAACGTTATAATTATCGCCACCGGTCAGATGCTCGATCACATCCATTTCCATCAGGTTCAGCGGCGGCTCGGGTGGGGCCACATCCGCGACGAAAGTGCCGCGCCCGACTTCGGCAACCAGCACGCCTTCGTCGGTGAGCACAGTATAGGCACGCGCCACCGTTCCGGGCGTCATCTGGAGCTTCCATCCGAGCTCACGCACCGGCGGCAGCTTGTCACCTTGCCCCAAAACCCCTGCGTCCACAGCCTCACGGATCGCATGTACGACCGCTTTGTACTTCGGTTTG
It encodes:
- a CDS encoding aminotransferase-like domain-containing protein, which gives rise to MDTIWMPQVDPAVKPKYKAVVHAIREAVDAGVLGQGDKLPPVRELGWKLQMTPGTVARAYTVLTDEGVLVAEVGRGTFVADVAPPEPPLNLMEMDVIEHLTGGDNYNVNLFSPHLPNGGQSALIRSLMAQIANDPPSGVMHYPSRRGAQPAREAMRHWVRNIDLGPLRESDIVLSHGGQNAIMLIFQAILKGRRPVIFLEELCYPGFRRVAAALRAEVVPVAMDKDGMCPLALAAAAERYPEGQIICTSPEVHSPTCGFSPLARREQIVEVARRYDLQIVEDDCYRIGAAQASSYRKLAPERGWYITSLSKSITPALRIGCAIGPREMTPALHRAAEHGFFGLATPISDLAAVLLTHPRLDAIMARTRDGVADYVRAAVNRLGVYDLRWREDVPFVWLNLPDGWRASAFCRAAETRGVRVRAAEEFAARHAQTPHAVRMAINAGVSLKSFDAAMGRLRDLLDNPSEEIGV